The proteins below come from a single Azospirillum thiophilum genomic window:
- a CDS encoding RluA family pseudouridine synthase: MTDSRDPAANSDNDDFDTDAADSAAKSGDSKVETRAVTADEADMRLDRWFKRHFPDVNHSYLQKLLRTGQVRVDGKRAETSSRLAAGQSVRIPPLAAWAAPVRGPNPAAGKPKAMSDKQIAELQALVLFRDADVIAINKPAGLAVQGGTGTTKHLDAMLDALRFDGKERPKLVHRLDKDTSGVLLLARNTFAASKLTEMFRGSAVRKIYWAATVGVPKPYQGKIDLALAKEGGPQGERVAENKEEGKRAVTVYSVQENAGKQAAFVAMWPLTGRTHQLRVHMAAVGTPILGDGKYAGQGAFLPGAEVTKKLHLHARRLVLPHPRGGKTIDVTAPLPDHMQATWKYLGFSPNLRDDPFEDFE; this comes from the coding sequence GCAAGGTCGAGACCCGCGCCGTGACGGCCGACGAGGCCGACATGCGGCTCGACCGCTGGTTCAAGCGGCATTTTCCCGACGTGAACCACAGCTATCTGCAGAAGCTGCTGCGCACCGGTCAGGTCCGTGTCGACGGCAAGCGGGCGGAGACCTCCTCGCGCCTCGCCGCCGGGCAGAGCGTGCGCATTCCGCCGCTGGCAGCCTGGGCGGCCCCGGTCCGGGGCCCCAATCCGGCCGCCGGCAAGCCCAAGGCGATGTCGGACAAGCAGATCGCCGAGTTGCAGGCGCTGGTGCTCTTCCGCGACGCCGACGTCATCGCCATCAACAAGCCGGCCGGGCTGGCGGTCCAGGGCGGCACCGGCACGACGAAACATCTGGACGCCATGCTGGACGCCCTGCGTTTCGACGGCAAGGAGCGGCCGAAGCTTGTCCACCGGCTGGACAAGGACACCTCGGGCGTCCTGCTGCTGGCCCGCAACACATTCGCGGCCAGCAAGCTGACGGAGATGTTCCGCGGCAGCGCCGTGCGCAAGATCTATTGGGCCGCCACCGTCGGCGTGCCGAAGCCCTACCAGGGCAAGATCGATCTGGCGCTGGCCAAGGAAGGCGGCCCGCAAGGCGAGCGGGTGGCCGAGAACAAGGAAGAGGGCAAGCGCGCCGTCACCGTCTATTCGGTGCAGGAGAATGCCGGCAAGCAGGCCGCCTTCGTCGCCATGTGGCCGCTGACCGGGCGCACCCACCAGCTGCGCGTCCATATGGCCGCCGTCGGCACGCCGATCCTGGGCGACGGCAAATATGCCGGGCAGGGCGCCTTCCTGCCCGGTGCGGAGGTGACGAAGAAGCTGCATCTGCACGCCCGCCGGCTGGTCCTGCCGCACCCGCGCGGCGGCAAGACCATCGACGTCACCGCCCCGCTGCCCGACCACATGCAGGCGACGTGGAAATATCTCGGCTTCAGCCCGAACCTGCGCGACGACCCATTCGAGGATTTCGAGTGA